A single genomic interval of Streptomyces graminofaciens harbors:
- a CDS encoding transcriptional regulator yields MAARPLVARQPNERLQALIQEAGCSNAGLARRVNMCGAEHGLDLRYDKTSVARWLRGQQPRGRAPAIIAEALGRKLGRTVTIDEIGMANGKNLASGVGLQFSPTVLGAIEQVCELWRSDVGRRDFLSGSSVAASALVEPSRDWLISSPDSQVARSAGPRVGLSDVAAVRAMTQALVDLDHQYGSGHVRPVVVHYLNSVVSGLLAGSYREAVGRELFAAVARLTELSGYMAVDTGQPGLAQRYYIQALRLAQAAGDRGYGGYVLAASMSHLAAQLGNPREIAQLARAAQEGARGRVTPRAESMFHAAEARGHALMGDARSAQIASGRAVAALEAADPAAGDDPTWIRHFDEAYLADELAHCHRDLGQAEAAARRAEESLARHPESRARRRAIGYVLLATAQVQQREVEQACHTGLKAVELLGTLRSNRGAEYLEDFQQRLEPFREEAVVREFGARMELQAA; encoded by the coding sequence ATGGCCGCCAGGCCTCTCGTCGCGCGGCAACCGAACGAACGGCTGCAGGCGCTCATCCAGGAAGCGGGCTGCTCCAACGCGGGGCTGGCTCGTCGGGTCAACATGTGCGGCGCGGAGCACGGCCTCGATCTGCGCTACGACAAGACGTCCGTGGCGCGTTGGCTGCGCGGACAGCAGCCGCGGGGCCGGGCGCCCGCGATCATCGCCGAGGCCCTGGGGCGCAAGCTGGGCCGTACGGTCACGATCGACGAGATCGGCATGGCCAACGGAAAGAACCTCGCGTCGGGCGTCGGCCTGCAGTTCTCGCCGACCGTCCTCGGTGCCATCGAGCAGGTGTGCGAGCTGTGGCGCAGTGACGTGGGGAGGCGGGACTTCCTCTCCGGGTCGTCCGTCGCCGCCTCCGCGCTCGTCGAGCCCAGCCGCGACTGGCTGATCTCCTCGCCCGACTCCCAGGTGGCGCGCTCGGCGGGACCGCGGGTCGGGCTGTCCGACGTGGCGGCCGTACGCGCGATGACCCAGGCGCTCGTCGACCTCGACCACCAGTACGGCAGCGGGCATGTGCGCCCGGTCGTCGTGCACTACCTGAACAGCGTCGTCTCCGGGCTGCTGGCCGGCTCGTACCGGGAGGCGGTGGGGCGCGAACTGTTCGCGGCTGTCGCCCGGTTGACGGAACTCTCCGGGTACATGGCCGTCGACACCGGTCAACCCGGCCTCGCCCAGCGGTACTACATCCAGGCGCTGCGGCTCGCACAGGCCGCGGGCGACCGTGGTTACGGCGGGTACGTGCTCGCCGCGTCCATGAGTCATCTGGCGGCGCAGCTCGGGAACCCCCGGGAGATCGCGCAGTTGGCGCGCGCGGCGCAGGAAGGGGCGCGGGGGCGGGTGACTCCGCGCGCGGAGTCGATGTTCCACGCGGCCGAGGCGCGCGGGCACGCGCTGATGGGTGACGCGCGGTCGGCGCAGATCGCGTCCGGGCGGGCCGTGGCGGCGTTGGAGGCGGCGGATCCGGCGGCCGGGGACGACCCGACGTGGATCAGGCACTTCGACGAGGCCTATCTGGCCGACGAGTTGGCGCACTGCCACCGGGATCTCGGACAGGCGGAGGCGGCCGCGCGGCGGGCCGAGGAGTCGCTGGCCAGGCATCCGGAGTCGCGGGCGCGGCGGCGGGCGATCGGATATGTGCTGCTCGCCACCGCACAGGTGCAGCAGCGGGAGGTCGAGCAGGCCTGTCATACGGGGCTGAAGGCGGTGGAGTTGCTGGGGACGCTTCGGTCCAACCGGGGGGCCGAGTACTTGGAGGACTTCCAGCAGAGGCTTGAGCCGTTTCGGGAGGAGGCGGTGGTCAGGGAGTTCGGGGCGCGGATGGAGTTGCAGGCGGCGTAG
- a CDS encoding bifunctional DNA primase/polymerase: protein MTARVVFIVEETIAGPEAAQIPKQRGESLLDTAVRYAEERHWDVFPGTWLEAVDGVQHCSCGNPACAVPGAHPAREDWATQATGSATVARRLWAAQPTASILLPTGHTFDAIDVPETAGLLALARMERMELTLGPVTWTPDRRMQFFVLPGASAKVPDLVRKLGWSPLALDLKAQGEGEYVAAPPTRYGSRGAVQWARRPTPANRWLPDAEELISPLAYACGRDGRR from the coding sequence ATGACCGCTAGAGTTGTGTTCATCGTGGAAGAGACCATCGCGGGCCCTGAAGCTGCCCAAATTCCGAAGCAGCGTGGCGAATCGCTGCTGGACACTGCCGTTCGATACGCCGAAGAGCGCCACTGGGACGTGTTCCCCGGCACCTGGCTGGAAGCCGTCGACGGGGTACAGCACTGCTCCTGCGGCAACCCGGCGTGCGCCGTCCCCGGCGCGCACCCGGCGCGCGAGGACTGGGCGACCCAGGCGACCGGTAGCGCGACCGTCGCGCGCCGCCTCTGGGCCGCACAGCCGACCGCGTCGATCCTGCTCCCGACCGGGCACACGTTCGACGCGATCGACGTTCCCGAGACCGCCGGCCTCCTGGCCCTGGCCCGGATGGAGCGCATGGAGTTGACACTCGGGCCGGTGACCTGGACGCCGGACCGCCGCATGCAGTTCTTCGTGCTGCCCGGCGCCTCGGCCAAGGTCCCTGATCTGGTACGGAAGTTGGGCTGGTCCCCGCTGGCGCTGGACCTCAAGGCGCAGGGCGAGGGCGAGTACGTGGCGGCCCCGCCGACGCGGTACGGGTCCCGCGGTGCCGTGCAGTGGGCCCGGCGCCCCACACCGGCGAACCGGTGGCTGCCGGACGCCGAAGAGTTGATCTCGCCGCTTGCCTACGCGTGCGGCAGGGACGGGCGCCGATAA
- a CDS encoding metal-dependent transcriptional regulator, protein MSGLIDTTEMYLRTILELEEEGVVPMRARIAERLDQSGPTVSQTVARMERDGLVSVAPDRHLELTDEGRRLATRVMRKHRLAECLLVDVIGLEWEQVHAEACRWEHVMSEAVERRVLELLRHPTESPYGNPIPGLEELGEKDGADPFLDEGMVSLADLDPGTDGKTVVVRRIGEPIQTDAQLMYTLRRAGVQPGSVVSVTEAAGGVLVGSGGEAAELGTDVASHVFVAKR, encoded by the coding sequence ATGTCCGGACTGATCGACACGACGGAGATGTATCTCCGCACCATCCTCGAGCTGGAGGAGGAAGGCGTGGTCCCCATGCGCGCCCGGATCGCCGAGCGGCTCGACCAGAGCGGCCCGACGGTCAGCCAGACGGTCGCGCGCATGGAGCGCGACGGCCTGGTGTCGGTCGCCCCGGACCGCCACCTGGAGCTCACCGACGAGGGCCGCCGTCTCGCCACGCGGGTGATGCGCAAGCACCGCCTCGCGGAGTGCCTGCTGGTCGACGTGATCGGTCTGGAGTGGGAGCAGGTGCACGCGGAGGCGTGTCGCTGGGAGCACGTGATGAGCGAGGCCGTCGAGCGCCGCGTGCTCGAACTGCTCCGCCACCCCACCGAGTCGCCGTACGGCAACCCGATCCCGGGCCTCGAGGAGCTGGGCGAGAAGGACGGCGCGGACCCGTTCCTGGACGAGGGCATGGTGTCGCTGGCCGACCTGGACCCGGGCACGGACGGCAAGACCGTCGTCGTACGCCGTATCGGCGAGCCCATCCAGACGGACGCGCAGCTGATGTACACGCTTCGGCGGGCGGGCGTGCAGCCCGGCTCCGTGGTGAGCGTGACGGAGGCGGCGGGCGGGGTGCTCGTCGGCAGCGGCGGCGAGGCCGCGGAGCTGGGCACGGACGTGGCCTCCCACGTGTTCGTGGCCAAGCGCTGA
- a CDS encoding sigma-70 family RNA polymerase sigma factor has translation MPTKDAPPRWDRRMQQRLAHGEAAALGELYDRFATLVRGLAHRVLGDEPAADSLTREVFLRIWENPEAYDPKQGPLRSWVAALTHRLAVQRLRATETAALARGGTGTSEDLERKVHRASVAARADYIVQAMPAPLRAALELAYFERRDYRQTATDLGVTADEARRRLRLGLQLLSTAHDTGSSGAPPEHGGAV, from the coding sequence ATGCCGACGAAGGACGCACCGCCTCGCTGGGACCGCAGGATGCAGCAACGACTGGCCCACGGCGAGGCGGCCGCCCTCGGCGAGCTGTACGACCGGTTCGCGACGCTCGTGCGCGGCCTCGCCCACCGCGTCCTCGGTGACGAACCCGCCGCCGACTCCCTCACCCGCGAGGTGTTCCTCCGGATCTGGGAGAACCCCGAGGCGTACGACCCCAAGCAGGGCCCCCTGCGTTCCTGGGTCGCCGCGCTGACCCACCGCCTGGCCGTGCAGCGCCTGCGCGCCACCGAGACCGCCGCGCTCGCCCGGGGCGGCACCGGCACCAGCGAGGACCTGGAGCGCAAGGTCCACCGCGCCTCGGTCGCCGCCCGCGCCGACTACATAGTCCAGGCGATGCCGGCGCCCCTGCGCGCCGCCCTGGAACTGGCGTACTTCGAGCGCCGCGACTACCGCCAGACCGCCACCGACCTCGGCGTCACGGCGGACGAGGCCCGCCGCCGGCTCCGCCTCGGCCTCCAACTCCTCTCCACCGCCCACGACACGGGCTCCTCCGGCGCCCCGCCCGAACACGGCGGTGCCGTGTGA
- a CDS encoding SCO4402 family protein, translated as MTVQGAENSSRRGRRSSTMGGMPLNDMPWWRWRSNVRSALHMLSDPVFQRDVWLAGGEGYGDVTDAVYRLVEDTWLDNWSAEKYVGTIFRDAQEAALVDTAVLRVLRIMHQVGPDAPVSAYVDHPAWPEAVRAAREAHMRLSAADGEEPDTPPRTLEVLRIMTRSA; from the coding sequence ATGACCGTGCAAGGTGCGGAGAACTCTTCCCGTCGCGGGCGTCGCTCATCCACCATGGGCGGCATGCCACTGAACGACATGCCGTGGTGGCGCTGGCGCAGCAATGTGCGCTCCGCGCTGCACATGCTCTCCGACCCGGTGTTCCAGCGAGACGTCTGGCTGGCCGGCGGCGAGGGGTACGGGGACGTCACCGACGCCGTGTACCGCCTCGTCGAGGACACCTGGCTCGACAACTGGTCCGCCGAGAAGTACGTGGGCACGATCTTCCGTGACGCGCAGGAGGCGGCCCTGGTCGACACCGCCGTGCTGCGTGTGCTGCGGATCATGCACCAGGTCGGGCCGGACGCGCCAGTGTCCGCGTACGTGGACCACCCCGCCTGGCCCGAGGCGGTCCGGGCGGCCCGGGAGGCCCATATGCGGCTCTCGGCGGCCGACGGTGAGGAGCCGGACACACCGCCGAGGACGCTCGAGGTGCTGCGGATCATGACGCGGTCCGCGTAG
- a CDS encoding alpha/beta fold hydrolase yields the protein MMRRIDVSGAGGVSLAAWEFGDPPKNGNTTEDATGGGSGDATGESASRPGVLLLHGLMGRASHWAPTARWLAERHRAVALDQRGHGRSEKPPQAAYTREAYVEDAEAAVEQLGLAPVVLIGHAMGALTAWQLAAKRPDLVRGLIICDMRASALGAASQREWENWFKAWPLPFDTLADVRKWFGEDDPWVERPNPSRGEFYAEVMHEGPDGWRPVFDPEQMLKTRETWVYDAHWEELTQVRCPALVVRGLDGELGRAESQEMVRVLPHGQYAEVADAGHLVHYDQPNAWRAAIEPFLDTFTD from the coding sequence ATGATGCGGCGCATCGACGTGAGCGGTGCGGGCGGCGTGAGTCTCGCTGCCTGGGAGTTCGGCGACCCGCCCAAGAACGGGAACACGACCGAGGACGCGACGGGGGGCGGGAGCGGGGACGCCACCGGCGAGAGCGCGTCGAGGCCCGGGGTGCTGTTATTGCACGGCCTGATGGGCCGCGCCTCGCACTGGGCCCCCACCGCCCGCTGGCTCGCGGAGCGGCACCGCGCCGTCGCCCTCGACCAGCGTGGCCATGGCCGGAGCGAGAAGCCGCCGCAGGCCGCGTACACCCGTGAGGCCTACGTCGAGGACGCCGAGGCGGCCGTCGAACAGCTCGGTCTCGCCCCCGTCGTCCTCATCGGCCACGCCATGGGCGCGCTGACCGCGTGGCAGCTCGCCGCGAAACGGCCCGACCTGGTGCGCGGCCTGATCATCTGCGACATGCGGGCCTCGGCGCTGGGCGCCGCCTCGCAGCGCGAGTGGGAGAACTGGTTCAAGGCGTGGCCGCTGCCGTTCGACACGCTCGCCGACGTCCGCAAGTGGTTCGGCGAGGACGACCCCTGGGTGGAGCGCCCCAACCCCTCACGCGGTGAGTTCTACGCCGAGGTGATGCACGAGGGCCCGGACGGCTGGCGGCCCGTCTTCGACCCCGAGCAGATGCTGAAGACCCGCGAGACATGGGTGTACGACGCGCACTGGGAGGAGCTGACCCAGGTCCGGTGCCCGGCCCTCGTCGTCCGCGGCCTCGACGGCGAACTGGGCCGCGCCGAGTCCCAGGAGATGGTCCGCGTCCTGCCCCACGGCCAGTACGCCGAGGTCGCCGACGCCGGCCACCTCGTCCACTACGACCAGCCGAACGCGTGGCGCGCCGCGATAGAGCCGTTCCTCGACACCTTCACGGACTGA
- a CDS encoding ABC transporter substrate-binding protein, with protein sequence MTGFQAPRTALSHGLARGFARATALAACASLAAGCGVIPGTTGGSGDDPVTVMTWAPEKTAATNKPGMPAMAKAYARWINSQGGINGRKLKVITCNDHNDTVAATKCARRAAENDVVAVVGSYSQHSRSFLGPLESSGIPYIGGYGVTSDEFSSAASYPVNGGQAALMAGLGEQLSKQCGPISLVRPDSIAGDQLPLLLNSGLRSGGHATAADQLAAEDATEYGGQTRQALTRVTSDPAATGCVVPALGDRTSTFMDSFRRDRAGYRAVRTGSVLGSVDQSLIDETGGRSSPYEGAYVTGWYPVTNDKSWDPMKKVIKDHAFGDNRIDPADPGVQTTWIAYSVLTAVIEKIGDGEVTTTSIRRVLDDGFKIDTGGLTPTLSWRLDDQFAAADLPRLVNPEVTFQVVRKGRLVAARKGFVNVEKTLVEAY encoded by the coding sequence ATGACCGGCTTCCAGGCACCACGGACCGCCCTTTCCCACGGCCTCGCCCGGGGATTCGCCCGAGCCACCGCGCTGGCGGCATGCGCCTCGCTCGCCGCCGGGTGCGGGGTCATCCCTGGTACCACGGGGGGTTCCGGGGATGACCCCGTCACCGTCATGACCTGGGCCCCGGAGAAGACCGCCGCGACCAACAAGCCCGGCATGCCGGCCATGGCCAAGGCGTACGCGCGCTGGATCAACTCCCAGGGCGGCATCAACGGCCGCAAGCTGAAGGTCATCACCTGCAACGACCACAACGACACCGTCGCCGCCACGAAGTGCGCCCGGCGCGCGGCCGAGAACGACGTCGTCGCCGTCGTCGGCTCCTACAGCCAGCACAGCCGCTCGTTCCTCGGCCCCCTGGAGTCCTCGGGCATCCCGTACATCGGCGGCTACGGCGTCACCAGCGACGAGTTCTCCAGCGCCGCCTCCTACCCCGTCAACGGCGGCCAGGCCGCGCTCATGGCCGGCCTCGGCGAGCAGCTCTCCAAGCAGTGCGGGCCCATCAGCCTCGTACGCCCCGACTCGATCGCCGGCGACCAGCTGCCCCTGCTGCTGAACTCGGGGCTGCGCTCGGGCGGCCACGCCACGGCCGCGGACCAGCTGGCCGCCGAGGACGCCACCGAGTACGGCGGCCAGACCCGGCAGGCCCTGACGCGGGTCACCTCCGACCCGGCGGCCACGGGCTGTGTGGTGCCCGCCCTCGGCGACCGCACCTCCACCTTCATGGACTCCTTCCGCCGCGACCGCGCCGGCTACCGCGCGGTGCGCACGGGGTCCGTGCTCGGCAGCGTCGACCAGTCGCTGATCGACGAGACCGGCGGCAGGTCGAGCCCGTACGAGGGGGCGTACGTCACCGGCTGGTACCCGGTGACGAACGACAAGAGCTGGGACCCCATGAAAAAGGTGATCAAGGATCACGCCTTCGGCGACAACCGGATCGACCCGGCGGACCCCGGGGTGCAGACCACCTGGATCGCGTACTCCGTACTCACGGCCGTGATCGAGAAGATCGGCGACGGCGAGGTGACGACCACCTCGATCCGCCGCGTCCTCGACGACGGCTTCAAGATCGACACCGGCGGGCTGACCCCCACGCTGAGCTGGCGTCTGGACGACCAGTTCGCCGCCGCCGACCTGCCCCGCCTGGTCAACCCGGAGGTCACCTTCCAGGTCGTCCGCAAGGGCCGGCTGGTCGCGGCGCGCAAGGGCTTCGTGAACGTGGAGAAGACCCTCGTGGAAGCCTACTGA
- the purU gene encoding formyltetrahydrofolate deformylase, with translation MTEQSTGAAVPAEQYVLTLACPDKQGIVHAVSSYLFMTGCNIEDSQQFGDHDTGLFFMRVHFSAEAPVTVDKLRASFAAIGDSFHMEWQINRADEKMRIVLLVSKFGHCLNDLLFRARIGALPVEIAAVVSNHTDFAELVGSYDIPFHHIPVTRDTKADAEARLLEIVREEDVELVVLARYMQVLSDDLCKQLSGRIINIHHSFLPSFKGAKPYHQAHTRGVKLIGATAHYVTADLDEGPIIEQEVERVGHGVTPEELVAIGRDVECQALARAVKWHAERRILMNGRRTVVFA, from the coding sequence ATGACTGAGCAGTCCACTGGAGCCGCGGTGCCCGCCGAGCAGTACGTCCTGACCCTCGCCTGCCCGGACAAACAGGGCATCGTGCACGCCGTGTCGAGCTACTTGTTCATGACCGGCTGCAACATCGAGGACAGTCAGCAGTTCGGCGACCACGACACGGGCCTGTTCTTCATGCGTGTCCACTTCTCGGCCGAGGCGCCGGTGACGGTGGACAAGCTGCGGGCGAGCTTCGCGGCGATCGGTGACTCCTTCCACATGGAGTGGCAGATCAACCGGGCCGACGAGAAGATGCGCATCGTCCTGCTGGTCAGCAAGTTCGGCCACTGCCTGAACGACCTGCTGTTCCGGGCGCGGATCGGGGCGCTGCCGGTGGAGATCGCGGCGGTGGTGTCCAACCACACGGACTTCGCCGAGCTGGTGGGGTCGTACGACATTCCCTTCCACCACATTCCGGTGACGCGGGACACGAAGGCGGACGCGGAGGCGCGGCTGCTGGAGATCGTGCGCGAGGAGGATGTCGAGCTGGTGGTGCTGGCGCGCTATATGCAGGTCCTCTCCGACGACCTCTGCAAGCAGCTCAGCGGCCGGATCATCAACATCCACCACTCCTTCCTGCCGAGCTTCAAGGGCGCGAAGCCCTACCACCAGGCGCATACGCGGGGTGTGAAGCTGATCGGTGCGACGGCGCACTATGTGACGGCGGATCTCGACGAGGGCCCGATCATCGAGCAGGAGGTCGAGCGGGTGGGCCACGGGGTGACCCCCGAGGAGCTCGTCGCGATCGGCCGCGACGTGGAGTGCCAGGCGCTGGCGCGGGCGGTCAAGTGGCACGCCGAGCGCCGGATCCTGATGAACGGTCGCCGGACGGTCGTCTTCGCTTAG
- a CDS encoding zf-HC2 domain-containing protein has translation MNGGADRFEAYDDGEDREPYGHGTGVPAPRDGFERDRDPSDSGRASGSDDVRGDAGDGDDGDGGGDRGSAGGGAGGAGGGGTGGDGGGSEAGGGPPRIPLPRASVEDTGLPLPEPGPLGPLPDPPPVALVPLVLEHRVLKALLGAWALAACSPEEALAVEDHLGSCGSCADEARRLREAVGLLHPPESLDLDPSLRTQVLENCLGRRPARIPVPRWAAPYDAETARLDALLQDIGDAEWHAPVRLRWFEGEGPVSRRTTVAGVIAHLLTVDGIVAVALGLDDPIGPLDEAPEATTPEARTEAYWKASHYPPTRAIRVPWREQSHTIVRTTSFTDGDSDGSGRLAVPYGGFTLPLRDAMLDRAFECWIHAEDIAEAVDYPYEAPSARHLHGMIDLAARMLPGALAERRRGGFAPPPAEGRHLVPAGAPGRSLRLEIEGSGGGEWFIPLDSPAAAGSAEHEVAHVALDGVEFCRLAAGHVPPEEAAAGQGGDRQAIKDVLFAAASLSRM, from the coding sequence GTGAACGGGGGCGCGGACCGCTTCGAGGCGTACGACGACGGGGAGGACCGGGAGCCGTACGGGCACGGCACGGGCGTACCGGCGCCCCGGGACGGCTTCGAGCGGGACAGGGACCCGAGCGACTCGGGCCGGGCTTCGGGCTCCGACGACGTACGAGGCGACGCCGGTGATGGCGACGACGGCGATGGCGGCGGCGACCGTGGTTCGGCGGGAGGCGGCGCAGGAGGTGCGGGAGGCGGAGGCACGGGCGGGGACGGGGGCGGCTCCGAGGCCGGCGGAGGACCGCCCCGCATCCCGCTGCCACGGGCCTCCGTCGAGGACACCGGGCTGCCGTTGCCCGAACCGGGCCCCCTCGGCCCCCTCCCCGATCCGCCGCCGGTGGCACTCGTGCCGCTCGTGCTGGAGCACCGGGTGCTCAAGGCTCTGCTCGGCGCCTGGGCCCTGGCGGCCTGCTCGCCGGAGGAGGCACTGGCCGTCGAGGACCACCTCGGTTCGTGCGGCTCCTGCGCCGACGAGGCCCGGCGGCTGCGCGAGGCCGTGGGCCTGCTGCACCCGCCCGAGAGCCTCGACCTCGACCCGTCCCTGCGCACCCAGGTCCTGGAGAACTGTTTGGGCCGCCGCCCCGCCCGTATCCCCGTACCGCGCTGGGCGGCCCCGTACGACGCGGAGACCGCCCGGCTGGACGCGTTGCTCCAGGACATCGGCGACGCGGAGTGGCACGCTCCGGTGCGGCTGCGGTGGTTCGAGGGCGAGGGCCCGGTGAGCCGGCGTACGACCGTCGCCGGGGTCATCGCCCACCTGCTGACGGTCGACGGGATCGTGGCGGTCGCGCTCGGCCTGGACGACCCGATCGGCCCGCTCGACGAGGCGCCCGAGGCGACGACGCCCGAAGCGCGCACGGAGGCGTACTGGAAGGCGTCGCACTATCCGCCGACCCGGGCGATCCGGGTGCCCTGGCGGGAGCAGAGCCACACGATCGTCCGTACGACGTCGTTCACGGACGGCGACTCCGACGGCTCGGGGCGCCTGGCCGTCCCGTACGGCGGTTTCACGCTGCCGCTGCGGGACGCGATGCTCGACCGGGCGTTCGAATGCTGGATCCATGCGGAGGACATCGCGGAGGCGGTGGACTACCCCTACGAGGCGCCCTCGGCACGGCATCTGCACGGCATGATCGACCTGGCGGCACGGATGCTGCCCGGCGCGCTGGCCGAGCGCCGCCGGGGCGGGTTCGCGCCGCCGCCCGCGGAGGGCCGCCATCTGGTGCCGGCCGGGGCACCCGGGCGCAGCCTGCGGCTGGAGATCGAGGGCTCCGGCGGCGGCGAGTGGTTCATCCCCCTCGACTCCCCCGCGGCCGCGGGCTCCGCCGAGCACGAGGTGGCCCACGTGGCCCTGGACGGCGTCGAATTCTGCCGCCTGGCCGCGGGCCACGTCCCCCCGGAGGAGGCGGCCGCAGGCCAGGGAGGCGACCGCCAGGCGATCAAGGACGTGTTGTTCGCGGCGGCGTCGCTGAGCCGGATGTAG